In Halichondria panicea chromosome 9, odHalPani1.1, whole genome shotgun sequence, a genomic segment contains:
- the LOC135341119 gene encoding xaa-Arg dipeptidase-like produces the protein MHNGGELATLYCNQEMDTAVKSEVKSTASAGIESCKSELSALSDEIWRNPELGFNEHKAHELLTNFLEKKGFTVERSYTGIETAFRATFGSGRPNVCVICEYDALPEIGHACGHNLIAEAGVAAGLGLKAVLESKEMKGTVTIMGTPDEESKGGKVYLIEKGAFENIDLAMMVHPAPVNELKMAALACVDWKITYTGKAAHAAAFPWEGVNALDAAVMAYTSISALRQQMKPTCRVHGIISNGGAKPNIIPEKTELMYMIRGYKRTETLDLCARVRDCFDSAAIATGCQVKIEEDSKFFEDMNSNDTLAKLFLKNIEELGVLNMVESTGELGSTDMGNVSYIVPSIHPCYAIGSGEVNHTREFTAVTNTPEAHTATLTAAKAMAHTCIDVLTTDGLLEKIKEDFKTQ, from the coding sequence ATGCACAACGGAGGAGAACTAGCTACCCTGTACTGTAATCAAGAGATGGACACTGCTGTGAAATCCGAGGTGAAATCAACTGCTTCTGCTGGTATTGAGAGTTGCAAAAGTGAACTGAGTGCTTTGAGTGATGAGATATGGAGGAATCCTGAGCTGGGATTCAATGAACACAAAGCACACGAACTCCTCACAAACTTCCTCGAGAAGAAAGGTTTCACTGTGGAACGCTCCTACACTGGTATTGAGACAGCTTTCAGGGCTACCTTTGGCTCTGGGAGAcccaatgtgtgtgtgatctGTGAGTACGATGCTCTGCCTGAAATCGGTCATGCATGTGGACACAACCTCATAGCAGAGGCTGGAGTTGCCGCTGGTTTGGGTTTGAAAGCTGTTCTGGAATCAAAGGAAATGAAAGGAACCGTCACCATAATGGGCACTCCAGATGAAGAATCTAAAGGTGGAAAAGTCTATCTGATTGAGAAGGGTGCGTTTGAGAATATTGATCTAGCTATGATGGTTCATCCGGCTCCGGTTAATGAGTTGAAAATGGCTGCATTGGCATGTGTTGATTGGAAGATTACCTACACCGGCAAGGCGGCCCATGCTGCTGCGTTTCCCTGGGAGGGAGTGAACGCACTGGATGCAGCTGTGATGGCCTACACCTCCATCTCTGCCCTCAGACAGCAAATGAAGCCAACTTGCCGAGTTCATGGAATAATCAGTAATGGCGGTGCAAAACCCAACATCATACCAGAAAAAACTGAACTGATGTACATGATACGGGGTTACAAGAGGACGGAAACATTAGATTTATGCGCTCGTGTCAGGGATTGCTTTGATTCAGCTGCAATTGCTACAGGCTGTCAAGTGAAAATCGAGGAAGATAGCAAGTTCTTTGAGGACATGAACAGCAACGATACTTTGGCAAAACTGTTTCTAAAAAATATTGAAGAGCTTGGTGTATTAAATATGGTAGAGTCTACTGGTGAACTCGGTTCTACAGACATGGGTAATGTTTCATATATCGTACCCTCAATTCATCCTTGCTATGCTATCGGCTCTGGGGAAGTGAATCACACTCGAGAATTCACTGCCGTGACCAACACCCCTGAGGCGCACACAGCTACTCTGACTGCTGCCAAGGCCATGGCTCACACATGCATCGATGTGCTCACTACTGATGGATTGTTGGAGAAAATAAAAGAAGACTTTAAGACTCAGTAA